From one Lolium rigidum isolate FL_2022 chromosome 4, APGP_CSIRO_Lrig_0.1, whole genome shotgun sequence genomic stretch:
- the LOC124649422 gene encoding lysine histidine transporter 2-like: MAARANKYGEISEGGRGALEGRRAQERSVDDWLPITSSRNAKWWYSAFHNVTAMVGAGVLSLPYAMSELGWGPGIAALLLSWIITLYTLWQMVEMHEAVPGTRFDRYHELGQHAFGDKLGLWIVVPQQLVVEVGLNIVYMLTGGKSLQKFHEIVCKGRGCKDIKLTYFTMIFASVQFVLSQLPNFDAISTISLAAAIMSICYSTIAWGASLDSGWKAAGQVNYHLHETSAAGKVFGFFEALGDVAFAYAGHNVVLEIQATIPSTPEMPSKKPMWKGVVVAYVIIALHYFPVALIGYWAFGNAVKDNILLTLDKPKWLIATANMMVVLHVVGSYQVYAMPVFDMIEMVLVKKLRFPPGLPVRLVARTAYVAFTMFIAITFPFFGGLLGFFGGFAFAPTTYFLPCIMWLAIHKPKRFSLSWFTNWICIVLGFMLMILSPIGGLRRIIKNAWDYNFYS; the protein is encoded by the exons ATGGCCGCGCGGGCTAACAAATATGGTGAAATTTCGGAGGGCGGCAGGGGAGCGCTGGAAGGCCGGAGAGCGCAGGAGAGGTCGGTCGACGACTGGCTCCCGATTACCTCCTCGAGGAACGCCAAGTGGTGGTACTCCGCGTTTCATAATGTCACCGCCATGGTCGGAGCCGGCGTCCTCAGCCTGCCGTACGCCATGTCCGAGCTCGGCTG GGGCCCTGGCATCGCGGCGCTGCTCCTGTCGTGGATCATCACGCTCTACACGCTGTGGCAGATGGTGGAGATGCACGAGGCGGTGCCGGGGACGAGGTTCGACCGGTACCACGAGCTCGGGCAGCACGCCTTCGGCGACAAGCTCGGGCTCTGGATCGTCGTGCCGCAGCAGCTCGTCGTCGAGGTCGGCCTCAACATCGTCTACATGCTCACCGGCGGCAAGTCGCTCCAGAAGTTCCACGAGATCGTCTGCAAAGGCAGGGGCTGCAAGGACATCAAGCTCACCTACTTCACCATGATCTTCGCCTCCGTCCAGTTCGTCCTCTCCCAGCTCCCCAACTTCGACGCCATCTCCAccatctccctcgccgccgccatcatGTCAATCTG CTACTCGACGATTGCATGGGGGGCTTCCTTGGACAGTGGATGGAAGGCGGCGGGGCAGGTGAACTACCACCTGCACGAGACGTCGGCGGCGGGGAAGGTGTTCGGCTTCTTCGAGGCGCTGGGGGACGTGGCCTTCGCGTACGCCGGCCACAACGTCGTGCTGGAGATCCAGGCCACCATCCCGTCCACGCCGGAGATGCCGTCCAAGAAGCCcatgtggaagggcgtggtcgtcGCCTACGTCATCATTGCCCTCCACTACTTCCCCGTCGCGCTCATCGGCTACTGGGCCTTCGGCAACGCTGTAAAGGACAACATCCTCCTCACCCTCGACAAGCCCAAGTGGCTCATTGCCACCGCCAACATGATGGTCGTCCTCCATGTCGTCGGAAGCTACCAGGTTTACGCCATGCCCGTGTTCGACATGATCGAGATGGTGCTGGTGAAGAAGCTTCGGTTCCCTCCCGGCTTGCCGGTccgtttggttgcccggaccgcCTATGTTG CGTTCACAATGTTCATAGCCATCACCTTCCCCTTCTTCGGTGGGCTGCTTGGATTCTTCGGTGGATTCGCGTTCGCACCTACGACTTATTTT CTTCCCTGCATCATGTGGCTGGCAATCCACAAGCCCAAAAGATTCAGCCTCTCATGGTTCACTAACTGG ATCTGCATCGTCCTTGGATTCATGCTTATGATACTATCACCCATCGGAGGACTCAGGCGGATTATAAAGAATGCCTGGGATTACAATTTCTACTCGTAG